In Verrucomicrobiales bacterium, one genomic interval encodes:
- a CDS encoding succinylglutamate desuccinylase/aspartoacylase family protein, with product MVTTSVKLEAAGKQQGFLQVPYSHNLGGWANVMVPITVVARGKGPTVLVLAGNHGDEYQGQIAIMKLARELTPERVSGRIILIPSLNFPAARAGTRLSPVDGMNMNRAFPGQSDGAVTSQLAHYLTTVLFPLSDVVIDIHSGGRSMEFVPCSTMHLVADRAQRRAMLDAMLAWNADFAFLYADIAGTGLLPVEAENQGKLVVTTEMGGGECVPAEVHRITQGGLRNVLIQVGALDGQKRSRASLGKPPIILTQALHREDYLLAPESGIFEIQVDLGSKVKRGQQVGLLHHLERPDRAPEPLIAQSSGFLITIRAPCLTQQGDCVAVIAQRVSEKEVMA from the coding sequence ATGGTTACTACCTCCGTTAAGCTGGAAGCTGCCGGCAAACAACAGGGCTTCCTCCAAGTACCTTATTCCCACAACCTGGGCGGGTGGGCCAACGTCATGGTTCCCATCACCGTGGTGGCCCGAGGCAAAGGCCCCACCGTTCTGGTGCTCGCCGGAAACCACGGGGATGAGTATCAGGGACAGATCGCCATCATGAAACTGGCGCGCGAATTAACCCCGGAACGAGTCTCCGGACGGATCATCCTCATCCCGTCGCTCAATTTTCCGGCCGCACGGGCCGGCACCCGACTGTCTCCCGTTGACGGAATGAATATGAACCGAGCCTTCCCCGGCCAATCTGACGGGGCGGTCACCAGCCAACTGGCACATTACTTGACCACCGTGCTCTTCCCGCTCAGCGATGTGGTCATCGATATCCATTCGGGGGGCCGGAGCATGGAGTTCGTCCCCTGCTCCACCATGCACCTCGTCGCCGATCGCGCCCAGCGACGAGCGATGCTGGATGCCATGCTCGCCTGGAACGCCGACTTTGCCTTCCTCTACGCCGATATTGCCGGAACCGGACTGCTCCCCGTCGAAGCCGAGAACCAAGGCAAGTTGGTAGTAACCACGGAGATGGGCGGAGGCGAGTGTGTGCCAGCCGAGGTACATCGCATCACTCAAGGCGGGCTGCGCAATGTGCTAATCCAGGTGGGCGCACTCGACGGCCAAAAGCGTTCCCGCGCCAGCCTGGGCAAGCCGCCCATCATCCTCACTCAGGCCCTGCATCGCGAAGATTACCTTCTGGCTCCCGAATCAGGCATTTTCGAGATCCAGGTGGACCTAGGATCAAAGGTCAAACGCGGCCAACAAGTAGGACTACTCCATCACCTCGAGCGTCCCGACCGCGCCCCCGAGCCTCTGATCGCTCAATCGAGCGGATTCTTGATCACCATCCGCGCCCCCTGCCTCACACAACAAGGCGACTGCGTCGCGGTTATCGCCCAACGCGTGAGCGAGAAGGAAGTAATGGCTTAG
- a CDS encoding mandelate racemase/muconate lactonizing enzyme family protein, whose protein sequence is MKIREIRCAGLRGATPEGGWSNELRPEDCVHTLITVHTEEGAVGLGSVFTNDGLVRSALAVLEPLYRGENALEPERVSEKLHQNMFWLGRGGSITHTISGVDIALWDLLGQATGQPVGRLLGGRYRERVQPYASLLMQEPAALRDHLLAVKAQGFRAFKIGWGPFGRHSSAHDEAIVRAAREAIGPDCKLMVDAGGSDAHWNQGYKWALNTARMLANYDVFWFEEALTPDSLEDHAKLREHSPVPIAGGEVLTRRQAFQPWLEARALDIVQPDVTKVGGISEERRIAWMAQEHGVRFIPHGWNTAIGLAADLQLASAFAGTDLVEYLTGSPFIDEITLGGWKLDADGMLAIPKEPGLGLTLNRDVVAKYTRGEKLWLS, encoded by the coding sequence ATGAAGATCCGAGAAATCCGTTGCGCCGGTTTGCGTGGCGCAACACCTGAAGGAGGTTGGAGCAATGAGCTACGACCCGAGGACTGCGTTCACACCCTCATCACAGTCCACACCGAAGAAGGTGCCGTTGGCTTGGGCAGCGTGTTCACCAACGACGGGCTGGTTCGCTCCGCTCTGGCTGTTCTCGAACCGCTTTATCGCGGCGAGAATGCGTTGGAACCCGAACGCGTGAGCGAGAAGCTGCATCAGAACATGTTCTGGCTGGGTCGCGGCGGCTCTATCACTCACACGATCAGCGGCGTGGATATCGCGCTCTGGGATCTGCTCGGCCAGGCCACCGGACAGCCTGTGGGTCGGCTGCTCGGCGGACGCTATCGGGAACGAGTTCAGCCGTACGCCTCGTTGCTCATGCAAGAACCAGCCGCGCTTCGCGATCATTTGCTGGCCGTGAAGGCGCAGGGATTTCGCGCTTTCAAAATCGGCTGGGGGCCGTTTGGACGCCATAGCTCGGCCCATGATGAGGCCATCGTTAGAGCCGCACGGGAAGCCATTGGACCGGACTGCAAACTCATGGTCGACGCCGGAGGCAGCGACGCTCATTGGAACCAAGGGTATAAATGGGCGCTGAACACGGCGCGGATGCTCGCCAACTACGATGTCTTTTGGTTCGAGGAGGCTCTGACTCCGGACTCCCTCGAAGACCACGCCAAGCTGCGTGAACACTCTCCGGTTCCCATTGCTGGCGGGGAGGTCCTCACGCGACGCCAGGCCTTTCAACCATGGCTGGAAGCTCGGGCTTTGGACATCGTCCAGCCCGACGTGACCAAGGTGGGCGGCATCAGCGAGGAAAGGCGGATCGCCTGGATGGCCCAGGAACATGGTGTTCGGTTCATCCCGCATGGATGGAACACAGCGATTGGGCTGGCGGCCGATCTGCAGTTGGCCTCCGCCTTTGCCGGCACCGATCTCGTGGAGTATCTGACTGGCTCGCCCTTCATCGACGAAATCACCTTGGGCGGTTGGAAGCTGGACGCCGATGGCATGCTAGCCATCCCCAAAGAGCCGGGGCTCGGCCTCACGCTCAACCGGGATGTCGTTGCCAAATATACCCGCGGCGAAAAGCTGTGGCTCAGCTGA
- a CDS encoding MFS transporter: MPATPPSTGIPSQAKMLLAFMWFAYFLNYCDRQAVFSMFPRLKSDLGFTDSQLGLVGSTFLWVYGLSSFVAGQIGDRFSKRHLIVLSLSLWSLVTVATGLSTSPSMVLSLRALMGVSEALFMPVAIALTANAFPPEHRSRAIATLTTAQIFGSVGGGWFGGWMAQQGHWRGAFFVLGAIGLVYAIPYFAFIRRVPEEVHDQPRTERTTNTLAMIARTPTYWILCAAFSTFVFGLWLLYGWLPNFLHERFSLDLSAAAFNATVFLQGATLAGLLLGGIVADRLYHRTKAARLWLLAASLLGCAPCLHAVGVCDTLLTTRFAAAGFGLLSGFFMGNIFPSTFEVVPAQARASAVGLMNLFGAVISGFGTLFGGLWKQSVGIASLLSYTALAYALVALLVIAGIKRTFPRDFQRTH, encoded by the coding sequence GTGCCTGCCACCCCGCCATCCACCGGAATTCCCAGCCAGGCAAAGATGCTGCTGGCCTTCATGTGGTTCGCGTACTTTCTCAACTACTGTGACCGGCAGGCGGTGTTCTCCATGTTCCCGCGGTTAAAGTCCGACCTGGGCTTCACCGACAGCCAACTGGGACTGGTCGGCTCGACCTTTCTCTGGGTCTATGGTCTAAGCAGCTTCGTCGCGGGCCAGATCGGCGACCGGTTCTCCAAACGACACCTGATCGTTCTGAGCCTCTCGCTGTGGAGCCTGGTCACCGTCGCCACCGGACTGTCGACCTCCCCGAGTATGGTGCTGTCGCTCCGAGCACTGATGGGAGTGTCTGAAGCGCTCTTCATGCCCGTGGCCATCGCCCTCACAGCTAACGCATTTCCGCCGGAGCATCGCTCACGTGCCATTGCCACCCTCACCACGGCTCAAATCTTTGGCAGCGTAGGAGGGGGCTGGTTCGGCGGATGGATGGCACAGCAAGGACACTGGCGCGGTGCCTTCTTCGTTTTGGGAGCGATCGGCCTGGTGTACGCGATCCCTTACTTTGCGTTTATCCGCAGGGTGCCGGAGGAGGTTCATGACCAACCCCGGACGGAGCGCACCACCAACACGCTGGCAATGATCGCAAGAACCCCCACCTACTGGATCCTCTGCGCCGCGTTTTCCACCTTTGTCTTCGGGCTCTGGCTGCTCTATGGATGGTTGCCCAACTTTCTGCACGAGCGATTCTCGCTGGACCTGTCGGCCGCCGCCTTCAACGCGACTGTCTTCTTGCAGGGTGCCACTCTGGCCGGCCTGTTGCTTGGCGGCATCGTGGCGGATCGCCTTTATCACCGCACCAAGGCCGCGCGGCTCTGGTTGCTCGCCGCCAGCCTGCTCGGTTGCGCTCCCTGCCTGCACGCGGTTGGCGTTTGCGACACGCTCCTCACCACTCGATTCGCCGCCGCCGGCTTCGGGCTACTCAGCGGCTTTTTCATGGGGAATATATTCCCGTCAACCTTCGAAGTCGTTCCCGCTCAAGCGCGCGCTTCGGCGGTTGGGCTCATGAATCTGTTCGGTGCGGTCATCTCAGGTTTCGGTACCCTTTTCGGAGGGCTATGGAAACAATCGGTGGGAATCGCTTCCCTGCTCTCCTACACCGCCCTGGCTTACGCTCTCGTCGCCCTCCTGGTTATCGCCGGAATCAAGCGGACGTTTCCACGGGATTTCCAACGAACACACTAA
- a CDS encoding M81 family metallopeptidase, giving the protein MPRILIVECKQEVSTFNPVLSSYEDFQVRRGVEILRYHRGVRSEVGGAVSVFDSQNDVVLVPAYSAHFITSGGTLSDAAFRRISSELLASVQAAPAVDGVYFSLHGAMATQTEGDPEGYLLAELRNLLGNQVPIVISLDLHGILTDRMLEHCDAAVAFHTYPHVDFFGTGERAARVLLRILVGQAKPVTAKVTIPALVRGDELITETGAIRPAVQAAQEAERTPSGLSAGIMWGNPFTDVPALASNSFVVTNNDPEMASREAVRIAELFWAHHHKMQVPLTSLADAARLTAANRSGTVVLVDAADATSSGASGDSNAILRALIDVGYSGRALIPVVDPEAARMAFAAGVGNRVSLSIGGGLDRQRFTPLPLEGRVRLLSDGSFHSETTHELWQAGKTAVIESGPFMLVVTSRAVSLYDRALFLAHGQDPRRFGAVVVKSPHCEPHMFKAWAALYLDVDAPGSTSANLLSLGHQRCARPIFPLDPHVTFTPVVQLFQRPRYKL; this is encoded by the coding sequence ATGCCACGCATCCTCATCGTCGAATGCAAACAGGAGGTCTCAACGTTCAACCCCGTCCTGAGCAGCTATGAGGATTTCCAGGTGCGCCGAGGGGTGGAAATCCTGCGTTACCATCGAGGGGTGCGCAGCGAGGTCGGGGGTGCCGTCAGCGTGTTCGATTCCCAAAACGACGTCGTCCTGGTGCCGGCTTACAGCGCTCACTTCATCACCTCCGGCGGCACCTTGTCAGATGCGGCCTTCCGTCGCATCAGCAGCGAATTGCTGGCCAGTGTCCAAGCCGCTCCGGCAGTCGACGGGGTGTATTTCTCACTCCATGGCGCAATGGCGACCCAAACCGAAGGGGATCCCGAAGGATACCTGCTCGCCGAGCTGCGAAACCTGCTGGGCAACCAAGTTCCCATCGTCATCTCTCTCGATCTGCACGGCATCCTCACCGACCGAATGCTCGAGCACTGCGATGCGGCGGTCGCGTTCCATACCTATCCGCATGTCGACTTTTTCGGAACCGGAGAACGAGCCGCCCGGGTGCTGCTGAGAATCCTCGTCGGACAAGCCAAGCCGGTCACCGCGAAGGTTACTATCCCGGCTCTGGTGCGCGGGGATGAATTGATCACCGAGACCGGCGCCATCCGCCCCGCCGTTCAGGCCGCTCAGGAGGCCGAACGGACCCCCTCAGGATTGTCGGCCGGCATCATGTGGGGCAACCCATTCACCGATGTGCCGGCCCTCGCCTCCAACAGTTTCGTGGTGACGAACAATGACCCGGAGATGGCCAGCCGCGAGGCGGTTCGCATTGCCGAGCTCTTCTGGGCGCACCATCACAAAATGCAGGTTCCTCTGACGTCGCTGGCGGACGCCGCCCGCCTGACCGCTGCCAATCGGTCGGGCACCGTGGTGCTCGTGGACGCGGCGGACGCCACGAGTTCCGGTGCTTCAGGAGACAGCAATGCCATCCTGCGCGCCCTGATCGACGTGGGATATTCGGGTCGGGCCTTAATCCCTGTCGTGGACCCGGAAGCCGCTCGAATGGCCTTCGCCGCCGGGGTAGGAAATCGAGTGAGCCTTTCCATCGGCGGAGGACTGGATCGTCAGCGGTTCACTCCGCTCCCCCTCGAGGGGCGGGTCCGCCTGCTTTCGGACGGCAGTTTTCACAGCGAGACGACGCACGAGCTGTGGCAGGCCGGCAAAACGGCAGTGATCGAATCGGGCCCTTTCATGCTGGTGGTCACGAGTCGGGCGGTTAGCCTGTATGATCGCGCCCTCTTTCTGGCCCACGGCCAGGACCCTCGGCGGTTCGGAGCAGTGGTGGTCAAGTCTCCTCACTGTGAGCCGCACATGTTCAAGGCGTGGGCAGCGCTGTACCTCGATGTCGATGCTCCCGGTTCAACCAGTGCGAACTTGCTGAGCCTGGGACACCAACGTTGTGCGCGGCCGATATTCCCGCTGGATCCCCACGTCACCTTCACGCCCGTAGTGCAACTCTTCCAGCGACCTAGATATAAACTATGA
- a CDS encoding DUF1501 domain-containing protein: MSLDSIHQHLPDQGAALSRRQFLTRAGHGLGAVALSHLVKAEAASVPSAGSMPLPHFAPRAKRCIFLFMVGGPSQMELFDPKPALDRLHGQRLPASFGKIHSQFLEQDPICLGSTRGWARCGQSGMDMSDLIPHMHQHADTIALVRSCAVDSVIHAPAHYQMNSGRMFMGHPSLGSWVTYGLGSLSENLPSFVVMAQPQGTPEGGAPCWSSGYLPAKHQGTLFRPGANPIVNLASNDPAFSRSRQRRIIDFTQELNRRHLTPGDTDLEARISSYELAFQMQAEAPGAVDLTTETAATRSLYGMDKPATAEFGTRCLIARRLLERGVRFVQLYSGGGPVAWQWDAHDDVNANHERMCGATDQPVAALLTDLKRRGLLDDTLVIWGGEFGRTPVSQKGSRGRDHNATGFSMWFAGGGVRPGITYGATDEIGLNAIEGRAHIHDIHATILHLMGLDHTRLIFPHGGRDERLTDVHGEVITGLLS; the protein is encoded by the coding sequence ATGTCCCTTGACTCAATTCATCAGCATCTCCCCGACCAAGGGGCTGCACTGTCCCGTCGCCAGTTCCTCACTCGGGCCGGTCACGGGTTGGGAGCCGTGGCGCTGTCCCATCTCGTGAAGGCCGAGGCCGCCTCGGTTCCGAGTGCGGGGTCGATGCCGCTGCCGCACTTCGCGCCGCGCGCCAAGCGCTGCATCTTTCTGTTCATGGTTGGGGGGCCTAGCCAGATGGAGCTCTTCGATCCGAAGCCAGCGCTCGACCGTCTCCACGGGCAACGCCTGCCGGCCAGCTTTGGCAAGATTCATAGCCAGTTTCTGGAGCAGGACCCGATTTGTTTGGGAAGCACCCGCGGCTGGGCTCGCTGTGGCCAATCGGGTATGGACATGTCGGATCTCATTCCCCACATGCACCAGCATGCCGATACCATCGCCCTGGTTCGGTCCTGTGCGGTGGATAGCGTCATTCACGCGCCCGCGCACTATCAGATGAATTCGGGTCGAATGTTTATGGGGCATCCGAGCCTTGGCAGTTGGGTGACCTATGGTTTAGGCAGCCTCTCCGAGAACCTCCCCTCTTTTGTAGTGATGGCGCAGCCTCAGGGAACGCCGGAGGGCGGCGCGCCGTGTTGGAGTTCGGGATATCTGCCCGCGAAGCATCAGGGAACTCTGTTTCGGCCCGGGGCCAACCCCATCGTGAACTTGGCTTCCAACGACCCCGCCTTCTCGCGCAGCCGGCAGCGGCGGATTATCGATTTCACTCAGGAGCTGAATCGTCGCCATCTGACTCCGGGCGACACGGATCTGGAGGCGCGGATCTCCAGTTACGAGCTTGCCTTCCAAATGCAGGCCGAGGCTCCCGGAGCGGTCGATCTGACGACTGAGACCGCTGCGACCCGGTCGCTGTATGGAATGGACAAGCCTGCCACTGCGGAATTTGGCACTCGGTGTCTGATCGCCCGGCGTTTGCTGGAGCGGGGCGTGCGATTTGTGCAGCTCTACTCGGGCGGCGGACCCGTCGCCTGGCAGTGGGATGCCCACGACGACGTGAACGCCAACCACGAGCGGATGTGCGGCGCCACGGACCAACCTGTGGCTGCGTTGCTCACCGACCTGAAGCGCAGAGGGTTGCTGGATGACACGCTGGTGATTTGGGGCGGAGAGTTCGGACGCACGCCGGTGAGTCAGAAAGGCAGCCGGGGTCGTGATCACAACGCGACGGGTTTCTCCATGTGGTTTGCCGGTGGCGGCGTCCGTCCGGGCATCACCTACGGCGCCACGGATGAAATCGGACTTAACGCGATCGAGGGGCGGGCGCATATTCACGACATCCATGCGACGATTCTTCATCTCATGGGTTTGGATCATACCCGGCTGATCTTCCCCCATGGCGGGCGGGATGAACGTCTGACCGATGTGCACGGCGAAGTCATCACGGGGTTGCTCAGCTAG
- a CDS encoding Ig-like domain-containing protein has product MKQRILKPLLALLAAAATSASAAPGDNLALTGTASSSGDGFGSAAADPIDGNTDGTYNNGSVWHSAVATAESWWEVDLGSDQPIGSVKVWLRTDCCTDRNSNLEVALLDSGRNEIARFRQEANPFTLTPAVPSFAVNYGPGTLAQYVRVDRTETPNWIHLAEVQVFEAQPPAVTLNVTGLADQTVAENKSITFGPASIAFSTGGPVTDLGLQWQQNGADIPGATGLSLTLDRILLSDNNSIFKLVATSLGSAGEAQFKLTVTPDVELPTIVSAKGSAKLNEVFITFSEAVDQASAEAIGNYSLDGGLSVTAAALVAPNRVMLTSSPQTPGTKYTVTVTGVKDTAASGGNVVAANSKASFSAFKLFLGGIQHDFYQYPLAPAPAPTLTMVKADIEAGLAPTFSTVEPLAEYGANGSNEAGQNYGNRLSGWFTAPETANYVFFVSGDDNIELYLSPDTDPANKVIIAAEPTWNNSRQWLVIDRRPGTEQRSDVYAGTGWATGAPAVISLTQGSMYYFEAVHQEGGGGDSLSLTFKIEGEDDPANGTAPRLSGDNVSIYADPDSLSLQITQQPAALTVDEFGSGSFSVQASSPYPTRYQWERAAAGSDVYAPLPGANASSLTLNNVALNDNGAKFRCQVKTLGLEATTTAAVLTVVADTTAPGLACAVAGGGLSTVFVSFTERVTQASAEVLANYTLDGITVQGAQLGSTGDKVVLTTSPLTPGKLYTLRVSGVKDISSGANTIANNSPASFLAEGASYRDSILVDGPIAYFPFDEEAGSTEAINLGSTGDTVVGTYNPNGTEGGEGPRPPEFVGFGSDNGAPTFNGTDFYVSTGAPLLNGLRAFSLEYWVKPTAFTTTRVGIVGQNDAVEYGFINPTTIQIWTPGGGSLDTPYNFERDTWHHVASIGTGRELQTYFDGVLINRVAANTANYGTSGFNVNIGGGGVFDGTGNFFTGQIDEVAIFDKALTAEQVRNHYLAAKEGPKPVLKIASIAIEGANVVINWVCVGTLEKAENINGPWTAIGDATASPYSTPKPAVSTFYRLRN; this is encoded by the coding sequence ATGAAGCAAAGAATTCTTAAACCCCTCCTGGCGCTCCTGGCTGCGGCTGCGACCTCGGCCTCTGCCGCTCCCGGGGACAATCTGGCTCTTACCGGTACTGCCTCGTCCTCAGGTGACGGTTTCGGCAGCGCCGCTGCCGACCCCATCGATGGCAACACCGATGGCACCTACAACAACGGCAGCGTCTGGCATTCGGCGGTGGCTACAGCTGAATCCTGGTGGGAAGTTGATCTTGGCAGTGATCAACCTATCGGAAGCGTCAAGGTCTGGTTGCGCACGGATTGCTGCACCGACCGCAACTCCAACTTGGAAGTGGCCTTGCTCGACAGCGGACGGAACGAGATTGCCCGCTTTCGGCAAGAGGCCAACCCGTTCACCCTGACTCCCGCGGTGCCCTCCTTCGCGGTGAATTACGGCCCCGGCACGCTGGCTCAGTATGTGCGGGTGGACCGCACCGAGACTCCGAACTGGATTCACCTGGCCGAAGTGCAAGTCTTCGAGGCACAGCCTCCGGCTGTAACTCTCAATGTGACAGGGCTCGCAGACCAGACCGTGGCTGAGAACAAGTCCATTACCTTTGGACCGGCGAGCATCGCCTTCTCCACTGGGGGTCCGGTGACGGATCTGGGTCTCCAATGGCAACAGAATGGTGCGGATATTCCCGGCGCCACGGGACTCAGTCTGACACTGGATCGGATCTTGCTCAGCGACAACAACTCGATTTTCAAGTTGGTGGCGACCTCCTTGGGCTCGGCCGGTGAAGCTCAGTTCAAGCTGACCGTTACTCCTGACGTGGAGCTTCCGACGATCGTGAGCGCCAAAGGTTCCGCTAAGCTCAACGAGGTGTTCATCACCTTCTCGGAGGCTGTCGACCAAGCGAGCGCTGAGGCCATCGGTAACTACTCCCTCGATGGCGGCCTTTCGGTAACCGCGGCGGCACTCGTCGCCCCGAACCGCGTCATGCTGACGTCCTCCCCCCAGACCCCTGGTACCAAGTACACGGTAACCGTTACTGGCGTGAAGGACACGGCGGCCTCGGGCGGGAATGTGGTCGCTGCCAACTCCAAGGCGTCATTTTCTGCCTTCAAACTGTTCCTTGGCGGAATTCAGCACGACTTTTATCAATACCCTCTTGCTCCGGCCCCTGCACCGACCCTGACAATGGTCAAGGCGGACATTGAAGCTGGCTTGGCTCCGACGTTTTCTACTGTCGAACCGCTCGCTGAGTATGGTGCGAACGGCAGCAATGAGGCGGGACAGAACTACGGCAACCGGCTTTCGGGATGGTTCACGGCTCCCGAAACGGCTAACTATGTGTTCTTCGTCAGCGGCGATGACAACATCGAGCTCTATCTCAGCCCGGATACCGATCCGGCCAACAAGGTGATTATCGCCGCGGAGCCCACTTGGAATAACTCCCGGCAATGGCTGGTCATCGACCGTCGTCCAGGCACGGAGCAGAGGTCCGACGTCTATGCGGGCACCGGTTGGGCCACGGGAGCCCCGGCGGTGATCTCTCTGACTCAAGGATCGATGTATTACTTCGAGGCGGTTCACCAGGAAGGCGGCGGGGGGGACAGCCTCAGCCTGACCTTCAAGATCGAGGGTGAAGACGATCCAGCAAACGGCACCGCTCCGCGGTTGTCGGGCGACAACGTCAGCATTTATGCGGATCCTGACTCCCTCTCCCTCCAGATCACCCAGCAGCCGGCGGCTCTCACGGTCGATGAATTTGGATCAGGCAGCTTCTCTGTTCAAGCGAGCAGCCCCTATCCGACGCGGTATCAGTGGGAGCGAGCCGCTGCGGGCAGCGATGTCTATGCGCCCCTGCCTGGAGCCAACGCCAGCAGCCTCACTCTGAACAACGTCGCTTTGAACGACAATGGCGCCAAGTTCCGCTGCCAGGTCAAGACCTTGGGACTTGAAGCCACGACTACCGCGGCGGTTCTCACGGTGGTGGCCGACACGACGGCCCCCGGCCTGGCTTGTGCGGTCGCCGGTGGCGGTTTGAGCACGGTGTTTGTTTCCTTCACGGAGCGCGTCACTCAGGCGAGCGCCGAGGTCCTGGCGAACTACACCTTGGATGGAATTACGGTTCAAGGCGCGCAGTTGGGTTCGACGGGCGACAAGGTGGTTCTGACCACCTCTCCCCTCACTCCTGGCAAGCTCTACACGCTACGCGTCAGCGGCGTGAAGGACATCTCTTCCGGCGCCAATACCATCGCCAATAACAGCCCGGCCAGCTTCTTGGCCGAAGGCGCCAGCTATCGGGACTCGATCTTGGTGGATGGACCGATTGCCTACTTCCCCTTCGATGAGGAAGCTGGGTCCACGGAGGCCATCAATTTGGGTTCGACCGGCGACACCGTCGTCGGCACTTACAATCCGAACGGCACGGAGGGTGGCGAAGGACCCCGGCCGCCGGAGTTTGTTGGATTCGGCTCCGACAACGGTGCGCCGACCTTCAACGGCACCGACTTCTACGTTTCCACCGGTGCTCCGTTGCTGAACGGGCTGCGCGCATTCTCGTTGGAATACTGGGTCAAACCGACGGCCTTCACCACCACCCGGGTTGGGATCGTGGGTCAGAACGATGCGGTCGAATATGGCTTCATCAACCCGACTACCATCCAAATCTGGACGCCTGGCGGTGGTTCGCTCGACACCCCCTATAACTTCGAGCGGGACACCTGGCACCATGTGGCCAGCATTGGCACCGGACGTGAGTTGCAGACCTACTTTGATGGCGTGCTCATCAATCGGGTTGCAGCCAACACTGCCAACTACGGCACTTCGGGATTCAATGTAAACATCGGCGGAGGCGGCGTCTTCGATGGAACCGGCAACTTCTTTACCGGCCAGATCGACGAGGTCGCGATCTTCGACAAGGCACTCACCGCCGAGCAAGTTCGCAATCATTATCTGGCTGCTAAGGAAGGTCCTAAGCCTGTGTTGAAGATTGCTAGCATTGCGATCGAAGGCGCCAACGTGGTCATCAACTGGGTTTGCGTTGGAACGCTTGAGAAAGCGGAGAACATCAACGGACCTTGGACGGCGATTGGGGATGCCACCGCCAGCCCCTACTCGACTCCCAAGCCTGCGGTCTCCACGTTCTATCGTCTCAGGAACTGA
- the bla gene encoding subclass B3 metallo-beta-lactamase has protein sequence MTFLIGVKVELVNLAKYLLILVLSLTALDRLRAQSDWNEPFPPHRIADRLYYVGSKGLASYLLTTSKGSILINSGFERTVPIIRANVEKLGFKFSDIRVLLASHAHSDHVAGHALIKEQTGARVEVMEGDDQVIASGGKGQYLYQEGWKPCVVDRVLKDGDLVTLGEVTLAARHTPGHTRGCTTWTMLAEDAGKVLKVVIIGSPNVNPGYQLITNREYPEIADHYTKTFRLLKSLPCDLFLGAHGSYYSMEEKFEKLRKDPKTNPFIDPEGYRAYVENRYQAFREKLKP, from the coding sequence GTGACATTCTTGATCGGCGTTAAAGTTGAGCTCGTGAACCTCGCCAAATACCTTTTGATCTTGGTGCTGTCGTTGACAGCGTTAGATCGGCTGCGCGCCCAGAGCGATTGGAATGAGCCGTTTCCACCTCACCGGATCGCCGATCGTTTGTATTATGTCGGATCCAAAGGACTCGCCAGCTACCTTTTGACCACGAGCAAGGGTAGCATCCTCATCAACTCCGGATTTGAACGCACGGTTCCGATTATCCGGGCGAATGTTGAGAAGCTAGGGTTCAAATTTTCCGACATCCGAGTCCTCCTCGCAAGCCACGCTCATTCAGACCATGTCGCGGGACATGCATTGATCAAAGAGCAAACCGGCGCACGCGTGGAGGTGATGGAGGGAGACGACCAGGTCATTGCCAGCGGAGGGAAGGGACAATACCTGTATCAGGAGGGATGGAAACCGTGCGTTGTTGATCGTGTTCTGAAGGACGGAGATCTCGTCACCCTGGGCGAAGTGACCCTCGCCGCCCGGCACACCCCTGGGCATACCCGTGGTTGCACCACTTGGACCATGCTGGCCGAGGATGCCGGTAAAGTCTTGAAGGTGGTCATTATCGGGAGTCCCAACGTGAACCCTGGGTATCAACTCATTACCAATCGGGAGTACCCGGAGATCGCAGACCATTATACGAAGACGTTTCGTCTGCTGAAGTCGTTGCCCTGCGACCTGTTTCTCGGGGCGCATGGGAGCTACTATTCGATGGAGGAGAAATTCGAGAAGCTTCGAAAAGATCCCAAAACAAACCCTTTTATCGATCCAGAGGGGTATAGAGCCTACGTCGAGAACCGCTACCAAGCGTTTCGGGAGAAGCTGAAACCGTGA